CTCACATAACCACGAGACGAATCAATTTCATCTTTGCCAACAATTGAAATGCACTCTTCAGTCTGAGACGCTTCTCGCCAAAAAACAACAGTGGCACCAAAAAACACTTGATCCATGTGTTGTTGCGCCACAGGATCAATCACTTGGGCATTTTCAAGCGCTTTGGTCAAATAACCCACACGCCGATCAATTTCCCTCAAACGGCGTTTACCATACAAGTAATCACCATTTTCGGAACGATCACCATTTTTAGCAGCCCACGACACCACTTGAACCACTTCTGGGCGCTCAGTATCCAACAAATGCAGCAACTCTGCCTTTAAACGCGCATAGCCTGCTGGCGTCATGTAGTTTTTTACAGGCGCGGGAATGGGCGCCCCACTTTCAATCACTTTGCCACTGACCATGCCTTAATCCCTTGCAACTTAATCATTTTTTAGCACAATCTATAATTATACGACAAATAATGGAAACACTTTGGACTTGAGCCACCAACACATAAAATCCTTGTGTTTCTTTATCATTTGTGTGAGAATAAGCGGCTTTTTATATTTTGGCGTGTGATTGGGTTTTCGGGTTATCTTTATAACCGCTCAGTTGGCTGCCGCTTAACTTAAGGATTTTAAAAATGAAACCAGGTATCCACCCAGAGTATCGTGAAGTTGTTTTCCATGACATGTCTAACGATTTCAAATTCGTCACACGTTCAACCATCCACACCCGTGAAAAAATCGAGTTCGAAGGCAAAGAATATCCTTTGGTTAAATTGGAAACGTCTTCAGAATCACATCCCTTCTACACTGGCACCCAAAAAATCATGGACACTGCTGGTCGTGTTGAGAAATTCCGTAACAAATACGGCTCACGCAGTGGCATTGCTAAATCAGCAGAAGCTGCAGCTGAGTAATGACTCGCTTTATACATGTTGTTTAACATGTGATGAGCACAAGGCAGCGTTTGCTGCCTTTTTTCATTTTCAGCCCAATGATTGATTTGGGGTCTCTCTTATTCCAACAATCATTGGATTCATCACGAAACCCTTCATGGGATTTTGCCACTGCCCCCTACATTTATGCCTCCAAAAACCTCCAATCCTTTGCGCCTAAATCAAGATGACGTGGCTCGTTTGCCCCATCGGTATTTGATTTTAGTGGTGATGCTGTATATTGCCGCTGGCTTGACTTGGCGTGATTTATGGCGTCAAGAAGCGGCCAGCTTCGGTATCATGCTGAGCATGGCTCAAGGCGGGGTGTCGGATTGGATTTATCCCAACGTGGCTGGATTGTACAGCGTCACTCTGGGCCCTTTACCTTATTGGATTGGGGCTATTTTCATTCAATTGTTTAATAGCATCATGTCACCATTCAATGCCGTTCAATTGGGCATTGCTTGTCAAGATGCACTCAGCATTTACTTGCTGTGGCTCGCGGTCTATCGTCTGGGCAAACGACATGAACTTCAGCCCCAACGTTTGGCTTTTGGTGGAGAGCCTCTGCCCAACGAATATGGTCGAATGTTGGCCGATTCGGCTGTTTTGCTTTTGATTGCGACCTATGGTGTCGCCGCTCACACCCACGACACCAGTGAAGGTGCAACCATTTTATTGGTGTGCATGATGTGGTTGTGTGGTGCTGTGGGCTCGCTTGAGCGGCCATTGAAAAGCCGTTGGCTCTGGGCTGTGGGTTTTGCGGGTATGGGGTTGACCTTGCCATTCAGTTTGTTTATTTTCTTTATTTTAGCAACTTTGTGCGCCCTGTTTTTTACACATTGGCGTGAAAACAGCCTCAATGTCGCCCCAGTGGTTATTTTTATAGGCATGGTAGCCCCCGCAGTGTGGTTGTTCAATATCGCTCAAAATGCCGAGTTTTTTACAGCATGGCTTGGCAGCCAACACTTCGCGCCATTGTCTTCAGTCAACGCTGCTTTTTTTGGGCGCAATATTTTGGTGTTCACTTGGCCGATCGCCCCATTGGGATTATGGTGTTTATGGCAATGGCGTTCTCGTTGGAGCAACCCCATGATGATTTTGGGGATTTTATTGCTGATTGCCCCTTTGTGTCATACATTTATTACGGGTCAACGTTTTGATGCATCGATGTTGATGTTTATTCCTGGGTTTTTGTTGCTCGCACCATTTGGTTTGGCGACATTAAACCGTGGTCGTGCCAATATCATTGATTGGTTTTCTCTACTCACTTTTTCTGCCTTGTCGTTGCTCATCTGGTTGTTTTGGGTGGCTGCTTGGACTGGTTTTCCAGCCCAATTGGCACGTAATGTTTATAAACTCGCTCCTGACTTCAAGCCCGAATTCAAATGGTGGCCTTTTATGATTGCGGTTGCGGTGACCGTTGGGTGGCTGCTGGTGTTGCGTTGGCGCGCCCGTTTTCAACCGCGCGCTTTGTGGAAATCAGTCGCTTTTTCATCCAGTGGTTTGGTCATGGTGTGGGTTTTACTCGCGACATTGGCCATGCCTTGGCTCAATCACACCCGCAGTTATGAAGCCGCAGGACAAGCACTGAATAGAAGCATTCCGCCTGAAACCACATGTGTCCGCGCGATTGATTTGCCTGCAAGCGCACGTGGTGCAATGTATTATTATGCACACGTGCCCTTTGTACCAGAGCGCGCTGCTTTTAAAAACGTCAATTGCCCATATGTGCTCACTCAAGAACGCACATTAAAACTCAACACGCGCATCAACGGCAAACCAACGGTTGAATGGCAGGGTCAAACATGGCAAGTCATTTGGACAGGCGAACGGGTATCCGAGCGCAGCAATGCTTTAATGCTGTTGCGCCAGTAAGTCCATCGTAACAATCAACCTTTATCATTGATGCCATTCATTGGCATCAATTGATATCCAATTTTTTCAAAATTAATTATGAAACACAACTCTTTTAAACAGCAACTTCCTCGCTTTATTTTCTTTAGTCGTTGGTTACAATTGCCACTTTATTTGGGTCTGATTGTGGCTCAGGTGGTGTATGTTTACCATTTTGGGATTGAGCTGTGGCACTTACTGCATGCCACTGCTGCACATGAACTGACCGAAACATCCATCATGCTGATTGTCTTGGGCTTGATCGACGTGGTGATGATTTCCAACTTACTGATCATGGTGATAGTTGGTGGCTATGATATTTTTGTTTCACGGATGAATTTAGATGATCACCCTGATCAACCTGAATGGCTCGATCATGTCAATGCAGGTGTGCTCAAGGTTAAATTATCTATGGCGATCATCAGCATTTCCTCCATTCATCTGCTCAAAACATTCATGAACATCGATCAAATGACAGATCGCGCCGTCATCATGCAAACCACTATTCACATGGTGTTTTTATTGTCCGCCCTGATGATGGCTTGGATTGATAAAATCAGCAGTCATGCGCACAACGTGAGTGACTACACCTCCCCCAGTGCAGAGAAAACACATTAGAATGGTACATATTTTCAATTAAACGACCGAGGAGCACACCATGAGCACCATTTTAGAAAAGGATTTCATCGAGTCCATCGCCGATGCCTTCCAATACATTTCATACTACCACCCTGAAGATTACATCAAGGCCTTGGCAGCGGCTTACGAGCGTGAAGCTTCGCCAGCAGCCAAAGATGCCATTGCCCAGATTTTAACCAACAGCCGCATGAGCGCAGAAGGCCGTCGACCCATCTGTCAAGACACGGGCATTTGTGTGGTCTTCCTTAAAATAGGTATGAATGTGCGCTGGGAGTCCAAGCTCACCATCCAAGAAATGGTCAATGAAGGTGTGCGCCGCGCTTACTTGAACCCTGATAATGTGTTGCGTGCCTCAGTGCTTGCAGATCCAGCAGGTAAACGCATCAACACCAAAGACAACACCCCAGCAGTGGTTCACATCGAAATGGTTGCGGGCGACACCGTCGATGTCATCGTTGCAGCCAAAGGTGGTGGCTCAGAAAACAAATCAAAAATGGTCATGCTCAACCCATCGGATTCTATTGTGGATTGGGTGCTCAAAACCGTACCCACAATGGGTGCAGGTTGGTGTCCACCAGGCATTCTCGGTTTGGGCATTGGCGGCACCCCTGAAAAAGCCATGACATTGGCCAAACAAGCCATCATGGAACCGATCGACATGCACGAACTCTTGCAGCGCGGCCCATCGAATCGCATTGAAGAGTTACGGATTGAACTGTGTGAAAAAGTCAACGCGCTCGGCATTGGCGCACAAGGTCTGGGCGGCCTCACCACTGTGCTTGATGTTAAAATTTTGGATTACCCTACGCATGCAGCGTCACTGCCTGTCGGCATGGTTCCCAACTGTGCTGCCACGCGCCATGCGCACTTTGTCCTAAATGGCAATGGCCCAGCCATTCTCACCCCGCCAGCACTCGACACTTGGCCTGATGTGAATTGGGCACCCGATTACGAAAAAAGCAAACGCGTCGACCTGAACACCCTAACTCGTACTGAGGTCGAAAGTTGGAAACCAGGTCAAACTTTACTCCTCAACGGTAAAATGCTCACAGGTCGCGATGCCGCACACAAACGAATCGCTGACATGCTTGCAAAAGGCGAGCCCCTGCCTGTTGATTTCACCGACCGTGCGATTTACTACGTTGGCCCTGTGGATCCCGTACGCGATGAAGTTGTTGGTCCCGCAGGTCCGACCACCGCCACACGCATGGATAAATTCACTGAAATGATGCTGGCACAAACAGGTTTGACGGTCATGATCGGCAAATCTGAACGCGGCCCAAGTGGCATTGAAGCCATCAAAAAGCACAAAGCAGCTTATCTCATGGCTGTAGGTGGCGCCGCATACTTGGTTTCAAAAGCCGTTAAACATGCGAAAGTCTTGGCTTTTGCTGATTTGGGCATGGAAGCGATTTATGAGTTTGACGTGGTGGACATGCCTGTGACGGTTGCAGTGGATTCAAATGGCACCTCTGTGCATGAAACAGGACCAAAAGAATGGAAAGTCAAAATCGAGCAGTTGCATAAAGCTTGATGACATTTCCAACATCACATAATGTGATGCTTGATGTGCAATACCAGTAAAAAACCAGCAATATGCTGGTTTTTTATGTGCGCTTTAAATCTTTAATTATTAATCTTTAATTTTTCAACTCTTAATTGATTCCTCATACCCAAGGATTGATTCCATTTTAGTGAAACTCATAAAAAAGCAGACGTTCTGTTTTGATGTTTCTTTTGAGGAAAAATAGATTTTAAGCAAGTTTTCGTTAAAACATCCTAAATTCAAATCACCTTAAATGAAGTTCACGTGAGCATAACAACCATGACACCAATCCTCAAACACAGGGCATGCTTATTGCCAACCACCACCCAACACCTTGTATAAGCTCGCATAATTATTCAATTGGGCAAGCTGCATGCTGATTAACGTTTTTTGCGTGCTGTAGAGTGTACGTTGGGCATCAAGCACCACCAAATAGGCATCGACCCCATAATTAAACCGCGCTTGAGAAAGTTGCAAACTTTGTTGTGCTGCAGCTTGACGCACTTCATACGCTTTGACTTGTTCACGCAAACCTGTCGCTTGCGCCAATGCATCAGACACCTCTTTAAATGCAGTTTGAATGGTTTTCTCGTAAGTTGCGATGCCGATGTCGCGCTCAACATTTGCGATTTTTAGATTGGTACGATTGGTGCCCATGTCAAAAATGGGCAGTGTGATCGACGGCACGAACGACCACACCCCAGTGCCTCCCATGAATAGGCGTGCCAGATCACCGCTGGATGTACCTGCTGTCGCAGTGAGCGCAATTTTTGGAAAGAAAGCCGCACGTGCAGCACCAATGTTGGCATTGGCAGCCAATAAGCTGTGTTCTGCCGAAATGATATCGGGGCGGCGAGTGAGGACATCCGAAGGCAAACCTGCGGGCAAATCCACGTTAATTTTTGGAAATGCAGTAATCAACGGTGGCAATAAAGTCGACGACACTTCACCACCGACAAGCAAAGCCAAAGCATTTTTATCCATGGCCACTTGAGCCTTGTAATTGGCCGCATCCGCCCTTGCCTCTTCGACTGCGGTCTGCTGTTGGCTGACGGTCAGTTGGTTTTCGACACCGATGTCCAATTTGCGCTGCGTTAGTTTCAGCGTATTTTCTTGCGTATTGAACGTTTGCTGTGCCAAAGCAAGCAACGCTTGATCCGCCGCCAAGGTGTAATATGCAGAAGCGACCTCGGCAATGAGGCTGATTTTCGTACTGTGTTGGTTGGCCTCAGTGGCTAAAAAAGTCTGCAAAGCCTGTTGCTTTAAACTGCGTACCCGCCCAAACAAATCCAGCTCGAAGGCGCTAAACCCAACACTCGCACTATAAGAACTGCTGATATAAGGCTGTCCCGTACTCGACAGGTCACCAGAAATGCGTTGCCGAGACTCACTGCTACTGGCGTTGATGGTTGGAAACAACGATGCCCCTTGCACGCGGTACTGCGCACGCGCTTTTTCAATGTTCAACAGGGCCATGCGCATGTCACGGTTATTGCTCAATGCCGCAGCAATCAACTGTTGCAAATTGTCATCCCTGTAAACCTCACGCCAATGTAAGTCTGCAGCCAGTACTTGCCCAGCCAAAGCAGCCGCCCCTTCGTTATAATTGGCAGGTACAGGCAATACAGGTTGTTGATAAGCGGGCATCATGGTGCAGGCGGACAACCACACGCTGCAAACCGCCGATGATAAAGCAAGCTTAAATCCATTTTTCATAGGTGAATAATGTGCTGTATGTTTATTGTTCATCGCCTCAGCCCTGTGTGTGATTGACATGTTGCGACGTGGCTGCGTTTTTTCGCCCCCACTTCTGCCATTTGTTTTGCACAAAATCCAACACCAATACAAAAAATAGAGGCACAAAAAAGATCGCCAAGAAAGTCCCTGAAATCATGCCACCCACCACAGCGGTGCCCAGTGCATTTTGTGCACCAGAACCCGCACTGCTGCTGAGCATCATGGGCAGCACCCCAAGAATGAATGCAAATGAGGTCATCAAAATCGGTCGTAAACGCAAGCGTGCGGCATCCAGCACGGCTTCACGCAAGGGGCGACCATTGTCAAACTCAGCTTTGGCAAATTCAACAATCAGAATGGCATTTTTTGCAGCCAAACCCACCGTGGTCAACAAGCCCACTTTGAAATAAACATCATTTGACTTGCCTGCAATCAGAGCCAAACCAATCGCACCAAGCAAACCCAAAGGCACCACCATGATGACTGCAAATGGGATGCTCCAACTTTCATACAAAGCCGCTAAACACAGGAACACAAACACAATTGAGATGATGTACAGCCATGTCGCC
The window above is part of the Ephemeroptericola cinctiostellae genome. Proteins encoded here:
- a CDS encoding TIGR00645 family protein; translation: MKHNSFKQQLPRFIFFSRWLQLPLYLGLIVAQVVYVYHFGIELWHLLHATAAHELTETSIMLIVLGLIDVVMISNLLIMVIVGGYDIFVSRMNLDDHPDQPEWLDHVNAGVLKVKLSMAIISISSIHLLKTFMNIDQMTDRAVIMQTTIHMVFLLSALMMAWIDKISSHAHNVSDYTSPSAEKTH
- a CDS encoding efflux transporter outer membrane subunit, producing MNNKHTAHYSPMKNGFKLALSSAVCSVWLSACTMMPAYQQPVLPVPANYNEGAAALAGQVLAADLHWREVYRDDNLQQLIAAALSNNRDMRMALLNIEKARAQYRVQGASLFPTINASSSESRQRISGDLSSTGQPYISSSYSASVGFSAFELDLFGRVRSLKQQALQTFLATEANQHSTKISLIAEVASAYYTLAADQALLALAQQTFNTQENTLKLTQRKLDIGVENQLTVSQQQTAVEEARADAANYKAQVAMDKNALALLVGGEVSSTLLPPLITAFPKINVDLPAGLPSDVLTRRPDIISAEHSLLAANANIGAARAAFFPKIALTATAGTSSGDLARLFMGGTGVWSFVPSITLPIFDMGTNRTNLKIANVERDIGIATYEKTIQTAFKEVSDALAQATGLREQVKAYEVRQAAAQQSLQLSQARFNYGVDAYLVVLDAQRTLYSTQKTLISMQLAQLNNYASLYKVLGGGWQ
- a CDS encoding fumarate hydratase, producing the protein MSTILEKDFIESIADAFQYISYYHPEDYIKALAAAYEREASPAAKDAIAQILTNSRMSAEGRRPICQDTGICVVFLKIGMNVRWESKLTIQEMVNEGVRRAYLNPDNVLRASVLADPAGKRINTKDNTPAVVHIEMVAGDTVDVIVAAKGGGSENKSKMVMLNPSDSIVDWVLKTVPTMGAGWCPPGILGLGIGGTPEKAMTLAKQAIMEPIDMHELLQRGPSNRIEELRIELCEKVNALGIGAQGLGGLTTVLDVKILDYPTHAASLPVGMVPNCAATRHAHFVLNGNGPAILTPPALDTWPDVNWAPDYEKSKRVDLNTLTRTEVESWKPGQTLLLNGKMLTGRDAAHKRIADMLAKGEPLPVDFTDRAIYYVGPVDPVRDEVVGPAGPTTATRMDKFTEMMLAQTGLTVMIGKSERGPSGIEAIKKHKAAYLMAVGGAAYLVSKAVKHAKVLAFADLGMEAIYEFDVVDMPVTVAVDSNGTSVHETGPKEWKVKIEQLHKA
- a CDS encoding ArnT family glycosyltransferase, whose amino-acid sequence is MPPKTSNPLRLNQDDVARLPHRYLILVVMLYIAAGLTWRDLWRQEAASFGIMLSMAQGGVSDWIYPNVAGLYSVTLGPLPYWIGAIFIQLFNSIMSPFNAVQLGIACQDALSIYLLWLAVYRLGKRHELQPQRLAFGGEPLPNEYGRMLADSAVLLLIATYGVAAHTHDTSEGATILLVCMMWLCGAVGSLERPLKSRWLWAVGFAGMGLTLPFSLFIFFILATLCALFFTHWRENSLNVAPVVIFIGMVAPAVWLFNIAQNAEFFTAWLGSQHFAPLSSVNAAFFGRNILVFTWPIAPLGLWCLWQWRSRWSNPMMILGILLLIAPLCHTFITGQRFDASMLMFIPGFLLLAPFGLATLNRGRANIIDWFSLLTFSALSLLIWLFWVAAWTGFPAQLARNVYKLAPDFKPEFKWWPFMIAVAVTVGWLLVLRWRARFQPRALWKSVAFSSSGLVMVWVLLATLAMPWLNHTRSYEAAGQALNRSIPPETTCVRAIDLPASARGAMYYYAHVPFVPERAAFKNVNCPYVLTQERTLKLNTRINGKPTVEWQGQTWQVIWTGERVSERSNALMLLRQ
- a CDS encoding type B 50S ribosomal protein L31 produces the protein MKPGIHPEYREVVFHDMSNDFKFVTRSTIHTREKIEFEGKEYPLVKLETSSESHPFYTGTQKIMDTAGRVEKFRNKYGSRSGIAKSAEAAAE
- the greB gene encoding transcription elongation factor GreB, yielding MVSGKVIESGAPIPAPVKNYMTPAGYARLKAELLHLLDTERPEVVQVVSWAAKNGDRSENGDYLYGKRRLREIDRRVGYLTKALENAQVIDPVAQQHMDQVFFGATVVFWREASQTEECISIVGKDEIDSSRGYVSWSSPIARAMLKARVGDDVRLHTPSGIEVLEIVEVKYIALDARER